The Mytilus galloprovincialis chromosome 2, xbMytGall1.hap1.1, whole genome shotgun sequence genome has a window encoding:
- the LOC143064176 gene encoding uncharacterized protein LOC143064176 → MVKRCVWGTCNSDDRYKHKPHMSGVEFFPIPKPKTRLEETLQWVKACGRKDYAVSNVNKHAYVCSKHFVDGRPTTQHPYPIMATPLKQTVHKSRKLPFDRATVHIKASITTPTTSKIVDQVWMDVGAYVTLNGSNTSKDQPLQATPHFCEELKVDADHTYYAVKRGFNVQTTSISTQTDITMAEMDSLTDNMMDTGSMKRKNLMNDIMKDNKSCKFYTGVSLAVFCFILNFLRKKASSMVYWNSADTSERENSETPRKGPRRILDIKEELALTLLRLRRGFDTKTIGDMFAISESSVCRIFTTWLNLMYHDLKFLVRWPSREQVLKKMPKCFKHFKKTKCIIDCTEFFVQKPSLPSAQRITYSSYKHHNTFKCLVGITPRGSFSFISDLFTGSISDRKIVQDSGFLQKVEYGDDIMADRGFLIRGDLALKGATLNIPPFSMGKQMCANATTKTRRIARARIHVERAIGRLKNFTLLQRTIPLRMKHTFNQVVKVCAILCNLDSQLVK, encoded by the exons ATGGTAAAACGTTGTGTTTGGGGAACCTGCAACAGCGATGACAGATATAAGCATAAACCTCATATGTCAGGAGTGGAATTCTTTCCTATACCTAAGCCTAAAACAAGATTGGAAGAAACTTTACAGTGGGTAAAAGCTTGCGGCAGGAAAGATTACGCCGTATccaatgtaaacaaacatgcctATGTGTGCAGCAAGCACTTTGTTGATGGGAGACCTACCACCCAACATCCATACCCAATCATGGCTACCCCTTTAAAGCAAACTGTGCACAAATCCAGGAAACTTCCGTTTGACAGAGCCACTGTACATATCAAAGCCAGCATAACCACGCCCACTACCAGTAAAATTGTCGATCAAGTATGGATGGATGTTGGGGCGTATGTAACTTTAAATGGATCCAACACATCAAAAGACCAACCTCTTCAGGCAACACCACATTTCTGTGAAGAACTTAAAG TGGATGCAGACCATACTTACTATGCTGTAAAGAGGGGATTTAATGTACAAACTACAAGTATATCTACACAAACAGACATTACCATGGCAGAAATGGATTCTCTGACTGATAATATGATGGACACTGGTAGCATGAAGAGAAAGAATCTCATGAATGACATTATGAAAGACAACAAATCCTGCAAATTCTATACAG GTGTATCACTGGCAGTATTTTGTTTCATCCTAAATTTCCTGAGGAAAAAGGCTTCATCCATGGTGTACTGGAACAGTGCAGATACATCCGAAAGGGAAAATTCTGAG acaCCTCGCAAAGGACCGAGAAGAATATTAGACATAAAGGAGGAATTAGCACTCACTTTGTTAAGACTAAGAAGAGGATTCGATACCAAAACTATTGGGGACATGTTTGCTATATCAGAAAGCTCTGTGTGTAGAATATTTACTACTTGGCTAAATCTAATGTATCATgatttgaagtttttggtcagaTGGCCTTCAAGAGAACAAGTTCttaaaaaaatgccaaaatgtttcaaacactttaagaaaacaaaatgtattattgattGCACagaattttttgtacaaaaacctAGTCTGCCATCAGCTCAGCGAATTACATATTCTAGTTACAAACATCACAACACTTTTAAGTGTCTTGTTGGAATCACACCCAGAGGTTCATTTAGTTTTATATCCGACTTATTTACTGGTAGCATATCTGATCGTAAAATTGTACAAGATTCTGGCTTCCTACAGAAAGTTGAGTATGGTGATGATATAATGGCAGATAGAGGCTTCCTTATTCGAGGTGACTTAGCGCTTAAAGGGGCAACTTTAAATATCCCCCCTTTCTCAATGGGAAAGCAGATGTGTGCAAATGCAACTACAAAGACACGCAGAATTGCACGTGCAAGAATTCATGTGGAAAGGGCAATAGGAAGACTGAAGAACTTTACACTTTTACAGAGAACTATTCCACTGagaatgaaacatacatttaatcAAGTTGTAAAAGTGTGTGCCATTTTGTGCAATCTGGACAGTCAGTTGGTTAAATAA
- the LOC143064175 gene encoding uncharacterized protein LOC143064175, whose amino-acid sequence MDCASMKVTDLKEYLRLRGIGVTNMKRNELVRLCTAVEGLNLPLDPDMCTDRVTNTVAELLKSNGIDNMSSLQGFTKDLSNIPNVSLYDVFNYLLYNTSNYDRRKLKAYKSSEDYRLYFDGYVESLEMTELNSLFIFLAAIKPTQKDKTYLNTSTYDAWIVMDNAGDVKAAYCTCIGGADGGCRHIGATLYEIEGFEAKSVTDGDNLWLKRARQHDCPVPIKKLKIMKARYSTADQADNGMQDGAHDFDPRSSDNRDDYGAEQMLNIARQLKAISPELQALDLLEDPSELDEEADFVACDRCESWSMMSAAVNANATPETLSTILIERDEVLHVERCTVDQSDNATWFKLRKGRITASNFFKVCRAVDNLKCPPSLMKSLLGEYDLSHSEVPSLEWGKRKEKAALDLYIRVNRHKHKGCMLEKKGLRIYTRLPYVGCSVDGLFSCKCHGENLVEVKCPFADKNLNPKEVAIKKGCVLDSSGELQVTDKCEYYHQIQGQMGIYGIHKSDLVVFTKKGIAVASATFDPLFFERMCNKFQLFFLNHLANAIISCQ is encoded by the exons ATGGATTGCGCGTCAATGAAAGTTACCGATTTGAAAGAATATTTGAGATTAAGGGGGATAGGTGTAACCAACATGAAAAGGAATGAATTAGTGAGGTTGTGCACTGCTGTTGAAGGGCTAAATCTACCACTTGACCCAGATATGTGTACGGACCGGGTCACAAACACTGTAGCAGAATTGCTGAAAAGCAACGGGATTGACAACATGTCTTCTCTACAAGGATTCACCAAGGACCTTTCCAATATTCCGAATGTGTCACTGTATGATGTTTTTAACTATCTGCTGTATAACACTTCAAACTATGATCGTAGAAAGTTGAAGGCCTACAAATCTTCTGAAGATTACCGTTTGTATTTCGATGGTTATGTAGAGAGTCTTGAAATGACCGAGTTgaacagtttatttatatttttggctGCCATCAAACCTACACAGAAAGACAAAACATATCTTAATACCTCCACATATGATGCCTGGATCGTAATGGACAATGCTGGTGATGTGAAGGCAGCATATTGTACATGCATAGGAGG TGCTGATGGTGGTTGTCGACACATAGGTGCAACACTGTATGAAATTGAAGGATTTGAGGCAAAATCAGTTACTGATGGTGACAATTTATGGTTGAAAAGAGCAAGGCAGCATGATTGTCCAGTTCcaattaaaaagttgaaaattatgaAAGCAAG GTATTCAACTGCTGATCAAGCTGACAATGGAATGCAAGATGGTGCCCATGATTTTGACCCGCGGTCTTCAGACAACAGAGATGATTATGGAGCTGAACAAATGTTAAACATTGCTAGACAGTTAAAAGCA ATATCACCAGAACTGCAGGCTTTAGATTTGTTAGAGGACCCATCAGAATTGGATGAAGAGGCGGATTTCGTAGCATGTGATAGATGTGAAAGTTGGTCGATGATGTCAGCAGCTGTTAATGCTAATGCTACTCCAGAAACCCTGTCAACTATTCTGATAGAACGAGATGAAGTGTTGCACGTTGAACGTTGTACTGTTGATCAGTCAGATAACGCTACTTGGTTTAAGTTGAGGAAAGGTAGAATAACTGcgtcaaatttttttaaagtctgtaGAGCTGTTGACAATTTGAAATGCCCTCCTTCGTTAATGAAAAGTCTACTAGGGGAATATGATTTATCTCATTCTGAAGTACCATCTCTTGAATGGGGGAAGAGGAAAGAGAAAGCTGCATTAGACCTTTACATACGTGTAAACAGACATAAACACAAAGGCTGTATGTTAGAGAAAAAGGGACTTCGTATCTACACAAGGTTGCCTTATGTTGGATGTTCTGTCGATGGTCTGTTCTCATGTAAGTGTCATGGTGAGAATCTAGTGGAAGTTAAATGTCCGTTTGCTGACAAGAACTTGAATCCTAAGGAAGTTGCCATTAAAAAGGGATGTGTGCTAGATTCAAGTGGTGAACTTCAAGTAACTGACAAATGCGAATATTACCATCAAATTCAAGGACAAATGGGTATATATGGAATCCACAAATCAGACTTGGTTGTATTCACAAAGAAAGGAATTGCTGTTGCTAGTGCTACATTTGATCCTCTGTTTTTTGAAAgaatgtgtaataagtttcagcTTTTCTTCCTAAATCATTTGGCTAATGCAATTATATCTTGTCAATGA